Proteins encoded within one genomic window of Methanothrix harundinacea 6Ac:
- a CDS encoding PKD domain-containing protein — MRKILSLLLSVSIVCCYVTSCEEAAYALGESGSMKLDQYSLSELNGSEIATFTVTSRSGDTGEKTICPGERDLASIKKEIEKRVEVGNQKVVDKAASLAQRFPGDHSVEQVCEIFEYLKNNWNYTGDPRCGEFYRYANQTIRLGEEIGRAGAGDCDDFAILMAALIENIGGTTKINLVYDEWQGHAYTEVCIGKHNSNDNKVNKTSTWLKKKYNVEKIYAHVDESGFVWLNLDWWADHPGGPFYPVDNHKGFVRVNPHLPIVSLNPPNIPPNPVISWEVEEPNAREPIIFDASQSYDLYGGIADYEWDFGDGVREKGPVVNHTYRKGGPYPVMLKVTDVEGKENRTISSIEVNEPPVAEFSYSIEDKKSGYLITFDASESYDEEDGEVASFTWNFGDGHTTMELSDGLATNFYPRSGTFNVSLTVKDSNRALGVKSIPIKINLPPIAKFSVNNSEPNVGEGIAVDASQSLDADGKITEYRWNFGDGKTARGPQAIHNYLKGGNFIIKLEIIDDNDAVNSTTRDLRVNKPPVAAFSYAPTSPRADGIVTFDADESEDLDGRIVDYLWDFGEGGRKQGFACVDYKYIKGGVYSVVLTVTDDDGAKSSNSKKVTVGEKESSTAEDHRPERGVLAESDKKGLEGWSRTFGGAGQDGGYSVEQTADGGYIIAGRTLDAFGGDDLWLIKTNSAGYRAWDTSFGWEGADWGNSVQQTADGGYIITGYTQDDLGGKDVWLIKTDSAGNRVWDRTFGGSGQDEGNSVQQTADGGYIIAGYTLDNFGGDDLWLIKTDPDGDLVWERTFGGKGHEQGDSVWQTDDGGYVITGRTLDNFGGDDLWLIKTDLAGDLVWERTFGGEGADWGHSVQQTADEGYIITGYTLDDFGGKDLYLIKTDSFGYSEWERAFGGAGQEEGHSVQQTVDGGYIITGYTLDDFGGDDLWLIKTDSSGYRVWDRTFGGAGQEVGFSVQQTTDEGYIITGYTLDNFGGDDLWLIKTDKNGNLVG, encoded by the coding sequence ATGCGCAAGATTCTGAGTCTGTTGCTGTCGGTATCGATTGTATGTTGCTATGTCACATCCTGTGAAGAGGCAGCCTACGCCCTCGGGGAATCCGGCTCGATGAAGCTGGATCAGTATTCCCTATCGGAACTGAACGGGTCAGAGATAGCTACCTTCACCGTCACCAGCAGATCAGGCGATACGGGCGAAAAAACCATCTGTCCCGGAGAGAGAGATCTAGCCTCCATAAAGAAGGAGATCGAGAAAAGGGTGGAAGTGGGCAACCAAAAAGTCGTCGATAAGGCCGCTTCGTTGGCGCAACGATTTCCTGGGGATCATTCGGTGGAACAGGTCTGCGAAATCTTCGAATACCTTAAAAATAACTGGAATTATACCGGAGATCCACGGTGCGGAGAGTTCTACCGTTATGCAAACCAAACCATCCGACTGGGAGAGGAGATCGGGCGGGCAGGGGCGGGAGATTGTGACGATTTCGCCATCCTCATGGCGGCGTTGATAGAAAATATTGGCGGAACTACCAAGATCAATCTGGTTTATGATGAATGGCAAGGGCATGCATATACCGAGGTCTGTATTGGCAAACATAATAGCAATGATAATAAAGTTAATAAAACATCCACGTGGTTGAAAAAGAAATATAATGTAGAGAAAATATATGCACATGTGGACGAGTCGGGCTTTGTCTGGCTCAACCTGGACTGGTGGGCTGACCACCCCGGGGGGCCCTTTTATCCAGTTGATAATCATAAAGGTTTCGTCCGGGTAAACCCCCATCTTCCCATCGTCTCACTGAACCCACCCAACATACCACCCAATCCGGTTATCTCATGGGAGGTCGAAGAACCCAACGCCAGAGAACCTATAATCTTCGACGCATCCCAAAGCTACGACCTCTATGGAGGGATCGCAGACTACGAATGGGACTTCGGGGATGGTGTAAGAGAAAAGGGCCCTGTTGTCAATCATACCTACCGGAAAGGCGGCCCTTACCCCGTCATGCTAAAAGTAACCGACGTGGAGGGGAAGGAGAACCGGACCATATCCTCGATCGAGGTGAACGAGCCACCGGTGGCCGAGTTCAGCTATTCGATCGAGGATAAAAAATCGGGATATCTCATAACTTTCGACGCCTCGGAGAGCTACGACGAGGAGGACGGGGAAGTTGCCTCATTTACGTGGAACTTCGGAGACGGCCATACGACCATGGAGCTATCCGATGGTTTGGCAACCAATTTTTACCCAAGGAGTGGCACCTTCAACGTGAGCCTGACCGTCAAAGACAGCAACCGGGCCCTGGGGGTCAAGTCAATTCCCATAAAGATAAATCTGCCCCCTATAGCGAAGTTCTCCGTCAATAATAGTGAGCCGAACGTTGGTGAAGGGATCGCCGTCGACGCATCCCAAAGCCTTGACGCCGACGGCAAGATCACCGAATACCGGTGGAACTTTGGCGATGGGAAGACCGCGAGAGGGCCACAAGCCATCCACAATTATCTGAAAGGGGGCAACTTTATTATAAAACTGGAAATAATTGATGACAACGACGCGGTAAACAGCACCACCAGGGATCTAAGAGTAAATAAGCCCCCGGTAGCAGCCTTCTCCTACGCCCCCACCAGCCCCCGGGCGGACGGCATCGTGACCTTTGATGCAGACGAGAGCGAAGACCTGGACGGCAGGATAGTCGACTATCTATGGGATTTCGGAGAGGGGGGGCGCAAACAGGGGTTCGCCTGTGTCGACTACAAATATATCAAAGGGGGAGTATACTCCGTTGTTTTGACCGTAACTGACGACGACGGGGCTAAAAGCTCTAACTCCAAAAAGGTGACCGTCGGTGAGAAAGAGTCGTCAACCGCCGAAGACCACCGACCGGAACGGGGGGTACTGGCCGAATCGGATAAGAAAGGCCTCGAAGGATGGAGCCGGACCTTCGGAGGAGCAGGCCAGGATGGGGGATATTCAGTTGAGCAGACGGCCGACGGAGGATACATCATAGCGGGCAGAACTCTCGACGCCTTCGGAGGAGACGACCTCTGGCTGATAAAGACCAACTCGGCCGGATATAGAGCATGGGACACATCCTTCGGATGGGAGGGGGCCGATTGGGGAAATTCGGTCCAGCAGACGGCCGACGGTGGCTACATCATAACCGGTTATACCCAAGACGACTTAGGCGGTAAAGATGTTTGGCTGATTAAGACCGACTCGGCTGGAAACCGGGTATGGGACAGAACCTTCGGTGGATCGGGCCAGGATGAAGGAAATTCGGTCCAGCAGACAGCCGACGGTGGCTACATCATAGCAGGCTACACCCTTGACAACTTCGGTGGGGACGACCTCTGGCTGATCAAGACCGACCCGGACGGAGACCTAGTATGGGAGAGAACCTTCGGGGGGAAGGGGCATGAACAGGGGGATTCGGTCTGGCAGACGGACGATGGCGGATATGTCATAACGGGCAGGACCCTCGACAACTTCGGTGGGGATGACCTCTGGCTGATCAAGACCGACCTGGCCGGAGACCTAGTATGGGAGAGAACCTTCGGCGGTGAGGGGGCCGATTGGGGACATTCGGTCCAGCAGACGGCCGACGAAGGCTACATCATAACAGGCTATACCCTCGATGACTTCGGCGGCAAAGACCTCTATCTCATCAAGACGGACTCATTCGGGTACAGCGAATGGGAGAGAGCCTTCGGAGGAGCCGGACAAGAGGAGGGGCATTCGGTCCAGCAGACAGTCGACGGCGGCTACATCATAACAGGCTATACCCTCGACGACTTTGGTGGGGACGAC